CGGTGAGGGGCCCAGCGCGCTGGACATCGCAGAGGGGAGGGCACGCTGATGCGACTTGCCGCGCCCTGGTGGCTGCTTGCGCTCATCCCGCTGGCAATCAGCGTGGCGTATCTGCTGCGCGCGCGGGAGAGCAGACGCGCCTTCGTGCGCTACTCACTCTCGGGCGTGCTGCGCGGTTTCTCCCGCGGCCCGCGCGCGGCCTTCTCGGAACTGCCGCTTGCATTGCGCGTGCTGGCGATGGTCTTTCTGATCGTTGCCCTGGCGCGGCCCCAGGGCGCGCTCACCCGCGAGACCTTCGAGGCCGAGGGCATCGACATCGTGCTGGCGCTTGATGTCTCAGGCTCGATGAAGGCCAACGACTTCAAACCCAACCGGCTCGCCGTGGCGCGGCGGGTGGCTTCGGACTTTGTCGAGGGCCGTCCCCACGACCGCATCGGCTATGTCACCTTTGCAACAACGGCGATTACGCGCTCGCCGCTCACCATCGATCAGGCCGCGCTTCGCCAGATCATCGAGGGAACCGGTTTTTCCAACGAGGGCTCGACCGCCATCGGCACGGCGCTGGCCACCTCAGTCAACCGCCTCCGCGAATCCGAGGCCAAGAGCAAGGTGATCATCCTGCTCACCGACGGGCAGAACAACGCGGGCGAAGTCGATCCGCTCACTGCCGCCGAGCTGGCGCGCACCATGGGCGTGCGCGTCTACACCATTGGAGCCGGTTCGCGCGAGGGCCAGTCGCCGGGACTGATCGGGCGCTTCTTCGGAAACCGCCCCGCGCCCGTGGACGAAGACCAGCTCACCCAGATCGCCGAGGCGACGGGCGGTCAGTACTTCCGCGCCGAGAGTGAGGAAGCTCTCGAACAGGTCTACGACCAGATCAGCCGGCTCGAAAAAGGAAAGATCGACGCCGGTGTGGTACGCCAGTACCGCGAGGCCTTTGCCCCGTGGGCGTTGCTGGCGCTGCTGTGTCTGCTTGGCGAATTTATTTTGCGGCGCACCTGGCTGCAGGGACTGGCGGGGGCCTGATGCGACTGGTCGAGCCCACATGGCTGCTGTTCTGGCTGGCGCTACCCGTGCTGGCGGCGCTGGCGTGGTGGGCGCTGGGGCGTCAAAGGCGCCGCGCCGAGCAGTTCGCCCGCCGTGCGAGTTTTGCGCGCCTTCACACCGCGCCCAGCACCACGCGCCGCGTGCTCGGGGCGCTGCTCCCGCTACTGGCGCTGGCACTCGTTGCCGGCGCGCTGGCGCGTCCGCAATCGGGAACCAAGCAGGGCAAGGCCGAGCGAAGCGGCGCCGCGGTGGCAGTCGTGCTCGATACTTCGCTGAGCATGGCGACCGAAGACGTGCCGCCCTCGCGCTTCCTGCTCGCGCGCCGGACGATCAATTCTCTGGCCGAGCGGCTTGCCGGTGACCGGCTGGCGCTGGTGACC
This genomic interval from Chrysiogenia bacterium contains the following:
- a CDS encoding VWA domain-containing protein gives rise to the protein MRLAAPWWLLALIPLAISVAYLLRARESRRAFVRYSLSGVLRGFSRGPRAAFSELPLALRVLAMVFLIVALARPQGALTRETFEAEGIDIVLALDVSGSMKANDFKPNRLAVARRVASDFVEGRPHDRIGYVTFATTAITRSPLTIDQAALRQIIEGTGFSNEGSTAIGTALATSVNRLRESEAKSKVIILLTDGQNNAGEVDPLTAAELARTMGVRVYTIGAGSREGQSPGLIGRFFGNRPAPVDEDQLTQIAEATGGQYFRAESEEALEQVYDQISRLEKGKIDAGVVRQYREAFAPWALLALLCLLGEFILRRTWLQGLAGA